A single region of the Thermoflexus sp. genome encodes:
- a CDS encoding Hsp20/alpha crystallin family protein, with protein sequence MAGEIRRWDPFQEIFSLRRAVDRILDEAFSRPSLFFAGTVDWPAVDIYETKDEVVVKAAVPGIRPEDIEVTVSGNTVTLRGEVREEQEAREGSWIRQERRLGAFTRSFVLPVEVVADRATAEYEHGVLTLRLPKAEAVKARTIKVKVK encoded by the coding sequence ATGGCCGGTGAAATCCGTCGCTGGGATCCCTTTCAGGAGATCTTCTCGCTGCGACGAGCTGTCGATCGCATCCTCGATGAAGCCTTCTCCCGTCCCTCCCTGTTCTTCGCCGGGACAGTAGATTGGCCCGCTGTGGATATTTATGAAACCAAGGACGAGGTGGTGGTGAAGGCGGCGGTTCCCGGAATCCGCCCGGAGGACATCGAGGTGACCGTGAGCGGGAACACCGTGACGTTGCGCGGGGAAGTCCGCGAGGAGCAGGAGGCGCGGGAGGGCTCATGGATCCGCCAGGAGCGACGTCTCGGCGCCTTCACCCGCTCGTTCGTGCTTCCGGTAGAGGTGGTGGCCGACCGGGCGACCGCGGAATATGAACACGGGGTCCTGACGCTGCGGCTGCCCAAGGCGGAGGCGGTGAAGGCGCGGACGATCAAGGTCAAAGTTAAGTAG
- a CDS encoding BON domain-containing protein, protein MDVMDDATLRAKVEERLYRYDPLRVNFHLIRIEARDGRVILDGVVPSTAMKRMAETLARSIPGVREVQNDLISDPEIEAELGLRLAEDPDLSPPRARVLVTSVQGDVTLAGWVPDEAARQRAEEIARSIRGVRNVVNNLRVKAAARRAA, encoded by the coding sequence ATGGATGTCATGGACGACGCGACCCTGCGCGCGAAGGTGGAGGAGCGGCTCTATCGCTATGACCCCCTCCGGGTCAATTTCCACCTGATTCGAATAGAGGCCCGGGATGGGCGGGTGATCCTGGATGGGGTGGTGCCTTCCACGGCGATGAAGCGGATGGCGGAAACCCTCGCCCGGTCGATCCCGGGTGTGCGGGAGGTGCAGAACGATCTGATCTCGGATCCGGAGATTGAAGCGGAGCTGGGTCTGCGTCTGGCGGAGGATCCGGATCTCAGCCCGCCACGGGCTCGTGTGCTGGTTACCAGCGTTCAGGGGGATGTCACCCTCGCCGGATGGGTGCCCGATGAGGCGGCCCGACAGCGCGCCGAGGAGATCGCCCGATCGATCCGGGGGGTTCGCAATGTGGTGAATAACCTCCGGGTGAAGGCGGCGGCGCGCCGGGCGGCATGA
- a CDS encoding zinc metallopeptidase: EERAGAREVLRAAALTYVAALAQALSTLAYYAFLAMGMRRSRD; this comes from the coding sequence CGGAGGAGCGGGCGGGGGCGCGGGAGGTGCTAAGGGCGGCGGCGCTGACCTACGTGGCCGCCCTGGCCCAGGCCCTCTCCACCCTGGCCTACTACGCCTTCCTCGCCATGGGCATGCGGCGATCTCGAGACTGA
- the groES gene encoding co-chaperone GroES: protein MAEIKLRPLADRVVVEPIEREEVTPSGIVLPETAKERPQEGRVIAVGPGRVDENGKRVPMEVKVGDRVLFAKYAGTEFKVDTTRKLLILKESDILAIIEE, encoded by the coding sequence ATGGCGGAGATCAAGCTTCGACCTCTTGCGGACCGGGTGGTGGTGGAGCCGATTGAGCGGGAGGAAGTCACTCCCAGCGGCATCGTCCTCCCGGAGACGGCGAAGGAGCGCCCACAGGAGGGCCGCGTGATCGCCGTTGGCCCGGGGCGCGTGGATGAGAACGGCAAGCGAGTCCCCATGGAGGTGAAGGTTGGTGACCGCGTGCTCTTCGCCAAATATGCGGGCACCGAGTTCAAGGTGGATACCACCCGCAAGCTGCTGATCCTCAAAGAGAGCGATATCCTGGCCATCATTGAGGAGTGA